In Dromiciops gliroides isolate mDroGli1 chromosome 4, mDroGli1.pri, whole genome shotgun sequence, one DNA window encodes the following:
- the PRSS35 gene encoding inactive serine protease 35, whose protein sequence is MENILFWLILSTPMWTIIGGSETEQDFTWHLRKIPQVISERTLHLSSPRFEADAKLVLDRVCGIECQKERPVPSLAELEESLSYETVFENGTRTLTQVHVQGLMLEPTQNTTRKITSRRKRQVYGVDSRFSILDKRFVTSFPFSTAVKLSTGCSGILVSPNHVLTAAHCIHDGQDYVKGGKKLRVGLLKMRSKRNGKKPRGAKRSRREAEYGDPPQGVQEELNLRSKGRRRKKESGRGQRGSEGKPSFQWTRVKTTHIPKGWVRGVSGNVALDYDYALLELKRPHKKKYMELGISPAIKKMPGSMIHFSGFDDDRSGQLVYRFCSVSDESTDLFYQYCDAEPGSTGSGVYLRLKDLDKKWKRKIIAIYSGHQQMDVDGVQKDYNVAVRITPLKYAQICLWIHGNDADCTYG, encoded by the coding sequence atggaaaatatactaTTCTGGCTGATCCTTTCTACTCCTATGTGGACCATCATTGGCGGCTCTGAAACGGAACAGGATTTTACCTGGCACTTACGAAAAATACCTCAGGTGATCAGTGAAAGGACTTTGCATCTTTCCAGTCCCAGATTTGAAGCAGATGCCAAACTGGTGCTCGACAGAGTATGTGGTATTGAATGCCAAAAGGAACGACCAGTGCCAAGCCTTGCTGAGCTGGAGGAGTCCCTCTCCTATGAGACTGTCTTTGAGAATGGCACTCGAACCTTGACGCAAGTGCATGTCCAGGGTTTGATGCTTGAGCCAACTCAGAACACTACAAGAAAAATAACATCCAGGAGAAAGAGACAGGTATATGGTGTTGATAGTCGCTTCAGTATCTTGGACAAGCGATTTGTAACCAGTTTCCCTTTCAGCACAGCAGTGAAGCTCTCCACAGGCTGTAGTGGCATTCTTGTCTCCCCTAACCACGTCTTAACAGCAGCTCACTGTATTCATGATGGACAGGACTATGTCAAAGGGGGCAAAAAACTAAGGGTGGGATTGCTCAAGATGAGGTCCAAGAGGAACGGCAAGAAACCTAGAGGTGCTAAGAGGAGTCGACGGGAAGCTGAGTATGGAGATCCACCACAGGGtgttcaggaggagctgaatttgAGAtccaagggaaggagaagaaagaaagaatcggGAAGGGGTCAGAGAGGCTCTGAGGGTAAGCCCTCTTTCCAGTGGACCAGGGTTAAGACAACCCACATTCCCAAAGGATGGGTTAGAGGAGTAAGTGGAAATGTTGCTCTGGATTATGACTATGCTCTTCTTGAGCTGAAACGTCCCCATAAAAAGAAGTATATGGAGTTGGGCATTAGCCCAGCCATCAAGAAGATGCCTGGGAGCATGATTCATTTCTCAGGTTTTGATGATGATAGATCTGGCCAGCTGGTCTACCGATTTTGTAGCGTGTCAGATGAATCCACTGACCTCTTCTACCAGTACTGTGATGCAGAGCCCGGGTCTACAGGCTCTGGGGTCTATCTCCGCCTAAAGGACCTGGACAAGAAGTGGAAGCGCAAGATCATTGCCATCTATTCAGGTCACCAGCAGATGGATGTCGATGGAGTCCAGAAGGATTATAACGTAGCCGTACGCATCACTCCTCTCAAGTATGCACAGATTTGTCTGTGGATCCATGGAAATGATGCTGATTGTACTTATGGCTGA